The proteins below are encoded in one region of Candidatus Hydrogenedentota bacterium:
- a CDS encoding ATP-binding protein: MIETLKTIILDFQELPFDTGVPRRIGAATMPRKASVFIGVRRSGKSTYLFQIMQGLLDSGVPRENILYLNFFDDRLYNLRRGGLGVILEAYYSLFPEKKNTERVHCFFDEIQAIPGWEPFVDRLMRTEKCDVYLTGSSARMLSKEIATQMRGRALSWEIFPFSFAEFLDWKGVSFSSQMPSKQRLLVQKAFGEYWETGGFPEVAGLEPHMRIKVHQEYFHAVLFRDLVERHDVAHPKAVSDLARWLVDNNASLYTVNSLTGYLKSLGHKVPKTTVSEYMEWFEDAYFFFTVRIFDASLAKSNANPKKTYCVDHAMSASLSSGILPNSGHLLENLVFSALRRTSREIHYYKTKSGREVDFIVKRRGCPPRLVQVCETMGEAQTRKRESAALDEAMAETGVDSALIVTRSEEEQFTTGAGTVRVVPAWRFMLQLEMEP, from the coding sequence ATGATCGAGACATTGAAAACTATCATCCTTGACTTTCAGGAACTGCCATTTGACACCGGGGTTCCCCGTCGGATTGGCGCCGCCACAATGCCCCGCAAGGCCTCGGTGTTTATCGGTGTGCGCCGGAGCGGGAAGTCCACCTATTTGTTCCAGATCATGCAGGGCCTTCTGGACAGCGGCGTTCCGCGTGAGAACATATTGTATCTGAACTTTTTTGATGACCGGCTTTACAATCTGCGGCGCGGGGGGCTTGGCGTCATTCTGGAGGCGTACTACTCCCTTTTCCCCGAAAAGAAAAACACCGAGAGGGTGCACTGTTTCTTCGACGAAATCCAGGCCATTCCCGGTTGGGAACCCTTTGTGGACCGGTTGATGCGCACGGAGAAATGCGACGTGTATCTTACCGGCTCCTCAGCCCGGATGCTGTCGAAGGAAATCGCCACCCAGATGCGGGGCCGGGCGCTGTCATGGGAAATTTTCCCCTTTTCCTTCGCGGAGTTTCTGGACTGGAAGGGCGTGTCGTTTTCCAGCCAGATGCCCTCAAAACAACGGCTTCTTGTCCAAAAGGCCTTTGGTGAATATTGGGAGACCGGCGGATTTCCCGAAGTGGCGGGCCTGGAACCGCACATGAGGATAAAGGTCCACCAGGAATATTTTCACGCGGTGCTGTTCCGTGACCTGGTGGAACGGCATGATGTGGCGCATCCGAAAGCGGTGTCTGATTTGGCGCGCTGGCTTGTGGACAACAACGCCTCCCTGTACACCGTGAACAGCCTGACGGGATATCTCAAGTCGCTCGGCCACAAGGTCCCCAAGACAACCGTGTCGGAATATATGGAATGGTTCGAGGACGCGTACTTTTTTTTCACAGTGAGGATATTTGACGCGTCTCTCGCAAAGTCAAACGCCAATCCGAAGAAAACATACTGTGTGGATCATGCCATGTCGGCTTCGCTCTCTTCCGGGATACTTCCAAATTCCGGGCACCTGCTGGAAAATCTTGTTTTTTCGGCGTTGCGGCGGACAAGCCGGGAGATACATTATTACAAGACCAAAAGCGGGAGAGAAGTTGATTTTATCGTCAAACGGCGGGGCTGTCCCCCCAGGCTGGTGCAGGTCTGTGAGACCATGGGGGAAGCCCAAACCCGAAAACGGGAAAGCGCCGCGCTTGATGAGGCCATGGCGGAAACAGGGGTGGATTCCGCCCTCATCGTGACACGCTCCGAAGAAGAACAGTTCACGACAGGGGCCGGAACCGTGCGGGTTGTGCCCGCATGGCGTTTTATGCTTCAACTTGAAATGGAACCGTGA